Within the Sphingobium baderi genome, the region TTCCAGCACGTTCCGCATGAACGCTTGCAATTCGCCGACATCGACGGATCGGATCATCGCTTTCACCGGACCAACGGACGCCGGGGTGATCGACAGACGCCGCACGCCAAGGCCGATCAGGGCCATGGCCTCCAGCGTGCGCCCGCCCATCTCACCACATACGCCGACGGGCACTTTATGCGCGTCGCAGGCGCGCACAACCCGGTCGAGGAAGCGGACGATGGCGATGCTGAGCCAGTCATAGCGTTCCGCCAGCCGAGGATGGGCCCGGTCCGCCGCGAACAGGAATTGCGTCAGGTCATTGGTGCCTATGGACAGGAAGTCGATGCGCGGCAGCAGCAGGTCCAGCACTTCGGCAAGCGCGGGAACCTCCAGCATCGCGCCGTAGCGAACGGCGATCGGCATCTTCTTGCGCTGCTTCACCAGCCATTCGCGCTGATGTTCGACCAGAATGCGGGCCTGTTCATATTCCCAGGGCTCCGACACCATCGGGAACATGATGTGCAGCACCTTGCCAGCCGCCGCCTCCAGCAGGGCGCGGGCCTGCGCCTTCATCAGCCCATCGCGGTCCAGCGCCAGCCGCAGGGCGCGCCAGCCCATCGCCGGATTATCCTCCAACTCCTCATCGGCCCGCTGCATATAAGGCAGCGCCTTGTCCCCACCGATATCGACGGTGCGGAAGATGACGGGGCGATCGCCCGCCGCGTCCAGCACATCCTTATAGAGCCGCTGCTGCTTTTCCCGCTGCGGCAGGGTGGAGGACACGAGAAACTGGAATTCCGTGCGGAACAGGCCGATGCCGTCCGCCCCCACCACATCGAGCGCCTGCGCGTCGTCGCGCAAGCCGGCATTGACCATCAATTCGATCCGCGCCCCGTCCTGCGTGACGGAAGGCAGATCGCGCATGGCGGCAAATTCGGCGCGGCGTTTCTGCGTGATATGCAGCTTGTTCTCGAACCCCTCGTCCATGTCGGGCGTCGGGCGGATGAGCAGCGCGTTGGCGGCCACGTCCATGAGCAACAGGTCGCCTTCGTTCACCTGATGCCGGATGTCGCGCACCCGGCCCAGCACCGGCACGCCCATGGCGCGCGCGACAATGGTGACATGGGCGGTCAGCGATCCTTCCTCCAGGATCACCCCTTTCAGCCGCCGCCGGTCATATTCCAGCAGTTCGGCCGGGCCGAGATTGCGGGCGATCAGGATGGCGTCCTGCCGCAGGCCCAGTTGCGCCGCCGTGCCAAGCTGACCCGACACGATCCGCAACAGGCGGTTGGACAGGTCCTCCAGATCGTGCATCCGGTCCTGCAACAACGGATCGTCGATCTGGCGCATCCGCATCCGGGTGCGCTGCTGCACCCGCTCGATGGCGGCTTCGGCGGTCAGGCCGCTGTCGATCGCTTCGTTGATCCGGCGAACCCAGCCTTCGTCATAGGCGAACATCTTGTAGGTTTCGAGAACCTCCTGATGCTCGCCCTCCATGCCGAAATCGATTGCCCCGGTCATGCGGTCGACCTGCTCGCGCATCTTCGCGAAGGCGGAAAGAAGGCGCTGGCGCTCGGCCTCCACATCTTCCGCGACGGTATGTTCGATATGGACGCGGGGCTGGTGGAATACCGCATGGCCGCGTGCCATGCCCATCACCAGTTGCAGGCCGTGCAGGACGACGGTGCCGGTTTCCTGCTCGCGCTGGTCGACGGGGCCATCATCAGCCAGTTCCGCATTGGCGATCAGTTCCGCCAGCACCATGGCGACGGTCTGAAGCGCCTCTATCTCCACCTCTTCATACCGGCGCGGTTCGACATGCTGGACGCACAGCACGCCGATGGCGCGCTCACGCCGGACAATGGGCACGCCCGCGAAGCTGTGGAACAATTCTTCGCCGGTTTCGGGGCGATAGGCATAGTCGGGATGCGATGCCGCCTCATCCAGGTTCAGCGTTTCGACATTGGTGGCGATAAGGCCGACCAGTCCTTCCCCCATCGCCATGCGGGTGACATGGACCGCGTCCTGCTTGAGGCCGCGCGTCGCGAAAAGTTCGAGCACGCCTTCGCGCACCAGATAGATGGAGCAAACTTCGCTCGACAGGGACTGGCCGATGATGTCGACCACCTTGTTCAGCTTGGCCTGTGCGCTCGAACGCGCTGCCATGACCTCTTGCAAACTGGTGAGGATCATGCGGGCGGCGGCGGCGGGCGTGCTGGACATAAGCTATGCGCTATCAGATAGACAGGCCACGTCCAATGCGATTTCGTATTGAAACCGACAAAGCCGTTTTCGCCGCCGCCGCGCACTGTCGTCAGGCGCTCGCGGCGGAGGTTTCGCAAAGCGCCTTGAACTGATCCGCCATCTGGTCCCAGCCGGGATGGAAGCCCATTTCCAGATGTTTGTTGAGCGTTTCCGCGTCCCAGTGGCGCGCCGTCGCAGTGAAGCGCGTGCCTTCTCCCTCGTCGGCAAAGCTCCAGATCGCGGTCATGAAGGGGGTTTGCGGCACCCAGCCAACGGCATAGGCATCGGTGGTGACGATCCGCTCATGCGGCACGACTTCCAGGAATATGCCCTCCATCGGGCCGGTATCCTCGCCGTCCGGGCCATACATGCGGACGGCGCTGCGGCCGCCGGGGCGCAGATCTTCCTCCACCACCTCGGCGCGCCAGGGCTTGGGACAGAACCATTCGTCCTTGAGATCGACCCACACTTTCCAGGCAATTCCGCGCGGCGCATTCACATGCCGCGTCACTGAAAGCTCATGTTCCGCGCCGCTCATACGGTTTCTCCCTTGAAAGCGGCTTTCAGCGCAGCGATGTCCAGCTTGCCCATGGTCATGAGCGCGCCCATCATGCGACCGACCGCCTGCGTGTCGTCGCTCTTTTGCAGGGCAAGTATCTCCTCCGGCACGATCTGCCAGGAAAGACCATATTTGTCCTTGAGCCAGCCGCATGGCCCCGGCTCCCCGCCGTCCGCCGTCAGCGCTTCATGCCAGCGGTCTACTTCCGCCTGATCCTTGCAGGATACGGACAGCGAAACCGCTTCGTTGAAGCGGAAATGCGGCCCGCCGTTCAGCGCCTGATAGCTCTGGCCGAACACAGTGAACTCCGCCACCAGAACATCCCCTTCCTTGAAGGGGGAGGGTGATGATGTGCCGGGCGGATAATAGCTGATGCCGTCCACCGATCCGCCGAAAACGGAAACATAGAAGCGCGCGGCTTCCTCGGCCTGTCCGTCGAACCACAGGCATGGGGAAATCTTCGACATGATGATCCACCTCCCTCAGCTTGCGCGCGTGCCGACCAGCGCGAACATCGCGCCCTGCGGGTCTGTCGCCTGGATGATCCACGCGCCGCCGGGCACCTCCATCGGGCCGTTGAGCAGGGTTCCGCCGCCCGCCTTCACCTTGTCCACTGCCTCGTCGATGTCGCCTACCACGAAGTAGAACAGCCAGAGCGGCTGCGGCATTTCCGCGGGCTTCTTCATCATGCCGCCGGACATGTTGTTGAAATCCGTACCGCCGGACAGGGAAAAAAGCTGATAGCTGCCCATCTCGCCCATATCCATGGCGTCGCCCTTTCCCCATCCGAACTGGGATGTGTAGAAGGCAAGGTCCGCGTCGAAATCGCCGGAATAGAGTTCATGCCAGCCGACATGACCTTTTGCCATGGATGAGGAGGCATCCATCCCTTCAGGGCTGGAGCCTTTGAGCAGCAGGAAGGTCGCGCCGCCGGGATCGCCCATCACCGCAAAGCGTCCCACGCCCGGAATATCCTCCGGCGCGCGCTGCACCTTGGCGCCCGCTTCCGAAAGGCGCCTCGCATCGGCATCGACGTCCGCCGACCCGATATAGCCGCCCCACCAGGGACTCATGCCGCACGCCCCTGCTTCCGCCGGGATCGCCATGATCCCGCCCAGCGGCCCGGTGCTGCCCGAAATCACATGATAGCTGTGATCGCCGCCTTCGAATGCCTGCGCGCTCCACCCAACCACGTCGCCGTAAAAGGCAAGGGCTGCCTGCGGATCGCTGGTCATCAGTTCATACCAGAAGAATTGGCCAGTCAGATTGGTCATCGTCCGTCTCCTGATTGCGGGGCGTCAGGCGCGCTCGTCCAGCAGCACCGAAAAGCCGCCATAGACCATCCGGGCGCCCGAAAAGGGCATGTCCTGTCCCTCCTGTGGCTTCATGCGCTCATCGGCCATCACTTTCGCCATGCCCGCGTCGCGAGCCTCCTTCGAAGGCCATTCGATCCAGGAAAAGACGACTTCCTCATTCTGCTCCGCAATGACGCAGGTTCGGAAATCGTTGATCTTCCCTTCCTTGATGTCATCGCCCCAGCATTCGACCACGCGGGTCGCGCCATGTTCGATGAAGATCGGCGCGGCATAGGCCGCCGCGTCCTTGTAGGCCTGCTTGTTCTCTTTTGGCACAGGCACCACGAAACCGTCCATATAGCTCATCGTCTCTCTCCTAATTGCCCTGTTCGGGTCTCAGGCAGCCGCAGGCTCGCCCTGTCCGGTCGCCAGGGCGGCCTCCATATCCATCCACGTCACCTCCCAGATATGGCCGTCCAGATCCGCAAAATTGCGGCCATACATGAAACCATGATCTTGCTTTGGATTAGGCTCCGTTCCGCCCGCGGCAAGCGCCCTTTCCACAGTCGCATCGACATCCGGGCGGTTCGCTTCGCTGAGCGCCAGCAGCATCTGCGCGGTTTCATGGGCATCGGGAATTTTGCGCGGTGTAAAGCTGCTAAACCGCTCATGCGTCAGCAGCATGGCGTGGATCGTGTCGGAAAAGCTCATCATCTGCGCGTTATCATCGGCAAAATCATTGTTCCGGACCGCGCCGACCGCCTCATAAAAGGCTATCGAGGCGGAAAGATTCTTCACCGGCAGGTTCACGAATATCATCTTGGGAGCAGGGGCATTCGACATCACATATCTCCTCGGGATTATCTGGTCCGGCATCGCATCTGACCTGAACAGGCGAATCGCCGACTTGAACTTTTTGCACTCATAACTTATGTTATGCAACAGACAAGTTATAAAATATAACTATGGATTCTCAAACGTGAAAAAACGAGCCTATCTGGACGGATGCGCGGTTGCCCATGCGCTCGACATCATCGGAGATCGCTGGGCCATGCCGATCATGCGGGAATTGATGCTGGGACCGAAGCGCTTTACCGATCTGCGCGCCAGCCTGCCCGGAATCAGCGCCAATGTGCTGACGCAGCGGCTGGAGGAACTGGAAGCGGCCAGCATATTGATCCGCCGCCGCCTGCCCCCGCCCGCCGCCAGCCAGATCTATGAGTTGACCGATTGGGGCCGCGAGTCGGAAATCCTGTTTCAGGTGCTGGGCCGCTGGGCGTGCCGCTCTCCCACGATGCAGCCGGGTCAGCCGATGAGCAATGTGTCGGTGATCCTGTCGATGCGGACCATGATCGACCGCGGCCGGATCGGCGACATGGATGCCGCCATCGGTATGCGCTTCGGCGAGGAGGTGTTC harbors:
- the ptsP gene encoding phosphoenolpyruvate--protein phosphotransferase, which encodes MSSTPAAAARMILTSLQEVMAARSSAQAKLNKVVDIIGQSLSSEVCSIYLVREGVLELFATRGLKQDAVHVTRMAMGEGLVGLIATNVETLNLDEAASHPDYAYRPETGEELFHSFAGVPIVRRERAIGVLCVQHVEPRRYEEVEIEALQTVAMVLAELIANAELADDGPVDQREQETGTVVLHGLQLVMGMARGHAVFHQPRVHIEHTVAEDVEAERQRLLSAFAKMREQVDRMTGAIDFGMEGEHQEVLETYKMFAYDEGWVRRINEAIDSGLTAEAAIERVQQRTRMRMRQIDDPLLQDRMHDLEDLSNRLLRIVSGQLGTAAQLGLRQDAILIARNLGPAELLEYDRRRLKGVILEEGSLTAHVTIVARAMGVPVLGRVRDIRHQVNEGDLLLMDVAANALLIRPTPDMDEGFENKLHITQKRRAEFAAMRDLPSVTQDGARIELMVNAGLRDDAQALDVVGADGIGLFRTEFQFLVSSTLPQREKQQRLYKDVLDAAGDRPVIFRTVDIGGDKALPYMQRADEELEDNPAMGWRALRLALDRDGLMKAQARALLEAAAGKVLHIMFPMVSEPWEYEQARILVEHQREWLVKQRKKMPIAVRYGAMLEVPALAEVLDLLLPRIDFLSIGTNDLTQFLFAADRAHPRLAERYDWLSIAIVRFLDRVVRACDAHKVPVGVCGEMGGRTLEAMALIGLGVRRLSITPASVGPVKAMIRSVDVGELQAFMRNVLERAVVDIRGSLSQWAADKGVELS
- a CDS encoding SRPBCC domain-containing protein, which codes for MSGAEHELSVTRHVNAPRGIAWKVWVDLKDEWFCPKPWRAEVVEEDLRPGGRSAVRMYGPDGEDTGPMEGIFLEVVPHERIVTTDAYAVGWVPQTPFMTAIWSFADEGEGTRFTATARHWDAETLNKHLEMGFHPGWDQMADQFKALCETSAASA
- a CDS encoding VOC family protein; translation: MSKISPCLWFDGQAEEAARFYVSVFGGSVDGISYYPPGTSSPSPFKEGDVLVAEFTVFGQSYQALNGGPHFRFNEAVSLSVSCKDQAEVDRWHEALTADGGEPGPCGWLKDKYGLSWQIVPEEILALQKSDDTQAVGRMMGALMTMGKLDIAALKAAFKGETV
- a CDS encoding VOC family protein, whose product is MTNLTGQFFWYELMTSDPQAALAFYGDVVGWSAQAFEGGDHSYHVISGSTGPLGGIMAIPAEAGACGMSPWWGGYIGSADVDADARRLSEAGAKVQRAPEDIPGVGRFAVMGDPGGATFLLLKGSSPEGMDASSSMAKGHVGWHELYSGDFDADLAFYTSQFGWGKGDAMDMGEMGSYQLFSLSGGTDFNNMSGGMMKKPAEMPQPLWLFYFVVGDIDEAVDKVKAGGGTLLNGPMEVPGGAWIIQATDPQGAMFALVGTRAS
- a CDS encoding DUF1428 domain-containing protein — its product is MSYMDGFVVPVPKENKQAYKDAAAYAAPIFIEHGATRVVECWGDDIKEGKINDFRTCVIAEQNEEVVFSWIEWPSKEARDAGMAKVMADERMKPQEGQDMPFSGARMVYGGFSVLLDERA
- a CDS encoding VOC family protein — protein: MSNAPAPKMIFVNLPVKNLSASIAFYEAVGAVRNNDFADDNAQMMSFSDTIHAMLLTHERFSSFTPRKIPDAHETAQMLLALSEANRPDVDATVERALAAGGTEPNPKQDHGFMYGRNFADLDGHIWEVTWMDMEAALATGQGEPAAA
- a CDS encoding winged helix-turn-helix transcriptional regulator, with the translated sequence MKKRAYLDGCAVAHALDIIGDRWAMPIMRELMLGPKRFTDLRASLPGISANVLTQRLEELEAASILIRRRLPPPAASQIYELTDWGRESEILFQVLGRWACRSPTMQPGQPMSNVSVILSMRTMIDRGRIGDMDAAIGMRFGEEVFRATLKSGDFIIHRGETEDADVIFSGDQNALVAVVYGGARFEDVADVLTVEGDRELAERFIRLFPLPPKAPSTVTPETTAS